Proteins from one Nicotiana tabacum cultivar K326 chromosome 23, ASM71507v2, whole genome shotgun sequence genomic window:
- the LOC107814803 gene encoding uncharacterized protein LOC107814803, whose amino-acid sequence MVKFLLMISADMEKLTNLQPEAGVNDANFLYSFKCKLCAKSGTVTMVRDSGRPLSLADSKAREFAPLMLFDCRGYEPLDFVYGRGWKAESLKGREIGNIDLSNHLFEQHDEEGNNVRIGHPRAKFEVK is encoded by the exons atggtgaagtttCTGCTGATGATCAGTGCGGATATGGAAAAACTGACAAATCTGCAGCCAGAAGCGGGCGTCAATGATGCTAATTTCCTCTACTCTTTCAAG TGTAAACTTTGTGCAAAGAGTGGTACCGTCACCATGGTCCGTGACTCGGGTCGTCCTTTGAGTTTGGCTGATAGTAAAGCTAGAGAATTCGCccccttgatgttatttgattgTAGGGGGTATGAGCCTCTAGATTTCGTTTATGGTAGAGGGTGGAAAGCCGAGTCA CTAAAGGGAAGAGAAATTGGTAACATTGACTTGTCTAATCATCTCTTCGAGCAACATGATGAAGAGGGGAACAATGTTAGAATTGGACATCCCCGTGCAAAGTTTGAAGTGAAGTGA